The DNA sequence GAATCGAACGGCCGGCGACCAGCCAGTTGGCGTATCGATAGTAGGCTGCGCCGCCCAGCGTGCTGAACGAGCCCGCGTAGTTCGTGCGCTCGAGCTGAACGCCGAGCTGGTGGTATTGGGCGATCAGCGTCGGATAGTAGCCCTCATAGAGCACGCGCAGCGGCACGTCCACGCGGTAGGTCCCGCCGCCGTGCTCGAGGTCGAGGGAATGGGCGTCCATGCCCGCCACCTCGTGCCGCTCCATGAGCGTGACGCGATGGTGGGTGCTCAGCCGCCAAGCGGCCGAGAGGCCGGCGATGCCGCCGCCGATGACTGCGATGTCGAGGCCCATCCGCACGCGTCGCTCCAATCCGGGACCCGGGAAAGATGTGTCGGCGTGACACCTCGCGGCCAGCGGCGCCGTACTGCAGGTTATGACCATGCAAGTCCAAGCCCCCACTCCCCCGACGCCGCCCGGCGAGGCCACGCAGCTCACGGTGTTGCCGCCACGGCCCGGCGTGCCGCAGACCGTCGTCGAGGTGCGGGCACTGCGTGCCCAGCGCACCGAGCTGTCGAATCAGCTGAACTCGGCCCTTGGGCGCCGCGACGACATCGTCGATCAGCTGCGCGAGGCCTCGGCGTCCGAGCGCCCGGGGCTGGAAGCGCGGCTCAAGGTGCTCGACGACCGCATCATCGAGCTGGAGCAGGAGATCGCCCGGACGGGCGAACTGATTGCCCAGACGCCCGGCAACCTGCTCTCGAACAGCACGAGCCAGCCGTCCGCGCCGAACATCCAGTGGCGGTCGGTCGACACGACGGCGATCGCCATGGTCTTCACGATGTTCGTGCTCGCGCCGATCGCGTTCACCGTCGCGCGCATGCTGTGGAAGCGCGCGAACAATCCGCCGGTGCCGCGCCTCGATGCCGAGACGCAGGAGCGCATGCGACGGCTGGAGTCGGCGGTGGATACCGTGGCGATCGAGGTCGAGCGGATTTCCGAGGGGCAGCGCTTCATGACGAAGCTGTTGGCGGATCGCGAGAAGGAGCGGCTGCCGCGCTGACGGCCGCTCAGCTCGAGTAGTACGCCGCGTTCTCCTCGATGTAGCCCTTGGTCAGGTCGCAGCCGTAGGCGACCGCGCGCGCGTCACCCACACCCAGCGCGATCTCGAGATCCACGACCTCGCGCTTGAGCGCCTGGCGCACGGTGTCGTCGTCGAAGCTGAGGCGCTCGCCGCCCTTCACGACCTGGAAGCCGTTGATCCAGGCATCCGTGCTCGCGGGCTTGATGGTGCACTCGAAGCACTTGCCCACGGCCATGAGGAGGCGGCCGACGTTCGGGTCGGCGCCGTGCACCATCGTCTTCACGAGCGGCGAATTGAGCACGCTCTTGGCCACGCGCCGCGCCTCGTGGTCGTTCAGCGCGCCACGCACCGTCACGCGCAGCAGGTGCTCGGCGCCTTCGCCGTCGCGTCCCAGCGTCTCGGTCATCTTGATGCAGCCGGCGACCAGCGCCTCGCGAAAGGTGGTCTCGTCCACCGGGCCGGCGAGGCCGTTCGCGAGGATCGCGCAGGTGTCGCTGGTGGACGTGTCCGTGTCCACGCTCAGCATGTTGAACGAACGCTGCACCGCGGACCGCAGCAGCCGGTCCAGCGTGGGGGCGTCGAGCGCGGCGTCGGTGAAGATGTAGGCGAGCATGGTCGCCATGTTGGGCTCGATCATCCCCGAGCCCTTCGCCACCCACGTGATGGTGGCGTCGCCGACACTGCACGAGAACGCCTTGGGGAAGCTGTCGGTCGTCATGATGCCTTCGGCGCCGACGAGCGGATCGTCTTGCAGCTCGCCCGCCATGCCCACCACGCCCCGTTCGATCTTCTCGATCGGCAAGGGGACGCCGATCACGCCCGTCGAGCTGACGAGCACGCGCCCGGCATCGGTGTCCAGCTCCTTCGCCGCCGCGGCGGCCATGCGCCGTGCATTCTCCACACCCGCCGCACCCGTGGCGACGTTGCTGACCTTGCTGTTGGCGACGATCGCGCGGAGGCGCCCGCCCTTGATCGTCTCGCGGCCGAGGATGATCGGCGCACCGGGGAAATGATTGCGCGTGAATACGGCGGCTGCGTTGGCCTCGACCTCGCTCACGAACAGCGTGAGGTCCTTGGCCTCGGGCTTGAGTCCGACGTTGCGGGAGGCGCAGCGGAAGCCGCGCGGAAAGCGGGGGCGGTCGTGGAACGCGGGCATAGGCGTGGAATCTTAACGTGTCCCGGGATGCGGCGTCTGACAGGGTGATCACACCGTCCCCACCGGTACCCGTTCACCAGGAGTCATCCGTATGCGTAGCACCCTGAAGGTCCTCACCCTCGCCGCGCTCGTCACCGGGTTCGGTGGAGTCGCCACCGCCCAGCAGGCACCAGCCGCGCCCCGCGCCCGCGGTGGTGTCACCGCCATCCTCAATGCCCGACGCGCGCTCGATCTCACGCCGCGGCAGGTGGCCCAGCTCGATTCGATCGAACGTGGGCTGCACGCCGAACGCCAGCGTGTGACCGCCGCGATGCGCCCGGCCATGGATTCGTTGCGGCAGCGCGTGCGCACGCAGGGCGTCCCGCGTGATCCCGCACAGCGGCAGCAGTGGCAGCAGCAGGCCGCGCAGCGTCGCGCCGCGATGCGCCCGCAGATGGAGCAGCTGCGCCAGCGCGATTCGGCCGCGACGGCCGCCGCCGAGCGGCTGCTGAACGACACACAGCGCGGCAAGTGGCGCGAGATGCAGGCCGAGCGTCGCGGGTTCGCGCGCGGCATGCGCGCCGGGCGTGGACCGGGTCGCGGCCCGGCGCTGCAGGGGCGGCCCGGGCAGGGGCGTCCCGGGATGCTGCGTGGCCCGCAGGGGCCGCGGGCGCCGATGAATCCGCCGATGAATCCACAGATGCGTCGGCCCGCGCCGGACGCCTGAGGCGTCGTCAAGCGCTCGGACCCTGTTCGTATTGCGCGAGGTGCCGGGGGGACGCACTTTAGCGGCGTCCCCCCGGACTTGTTCCGCACCCGCGCCAGGAGTGTCCTGATGTTCGCGTCCGCTGACTCGCCGTCGCCGCCGGCGTCGGCGTCCCTCGCCGAAGATTTCATCGACATCTGGTTCACGCCGTCCACGGTCTTTGCCCGGCGCGTGAACGGCGGCGCGTGGGGGCCGTTCCTCATCACCGCGATCCTGCTCTGCGTGCTGTTCTACGCGGCAATGGGATCGATGCAGGGCATCTTCGACGCCGAGCTCGCGAAGGCGTTGGCGGAGGCGCGGGCGACGACGCCAGAGATGACCGATGCACAGGCCGCGCAGATGCAGGGCATCATGGAAGGCAGCATCCGCTACGGCGGGTTGGTGGCGATGCCGATCGTGCTCGTCGGCCTTGGAGTCATCGTGTGGCTGGCGGCCAAGGTACTCGGCGGCACGCTCTCGTTCGGCGGCGGCATCATGATCGCGTCGTTCGCGTATCTGCCGAAGGCGCTAGACCTGCTGGTGTTCATCGGGCAGGGCTTCGTGCTCGATGGCGACGCGACGGCGCGGTTCCAGTACTCGGTCGGCGTCGGTCGTTTCCTCGACCCGACCATGAACCAAGGCGTCTACAACCTGCTTGGCCGCGTCGACCTCTTCACGATTTGGGTGACGGTACTCATAACCCTTGGCCTGATCCACACGGCGAAGGTCGAGCGGTCGAAGGCGATCGCCGGCGGCGTCGCCCTGTGGATCATCGGCGGCCTACCGGCCCTGCTCCAGGCGTTCGGCTGACCCAGCGGCGCTCCAGCTCGGCTCGAGCACGCCGGCGTCGATGAGCACGCCTTCGACGGCTTCCGGCACCATGGTCGGCCAGAGGAGGAAGCCCTGCAGGAGAACCAGCGGCCGCGGCTTGCGGCCGCTGCCGCGGTAGCGCCAGCGTGCCCACAGCTCGTACACGAGCGCGACGGCGCCGCCGAACGAGGCGAACATGCACCACGTGGCCAGCGCGACCTGCCACGGCAGCGTAATCGCCATCCACAGGGCGATCGCGTACGCGGTGGCGATGCCCATCACCCGTACGCTCTTGAGCACGGGGTTGAAGACGAGGCAGCAGCCCGTGAACAGCGCGACGCCGAGCAGCATGAGCGCCCACAGGATGTCGATGTACCAGAGGGTCATGCGGCCGGATGCTACCGTGCGAGGCGGATGGCGAAGCAGTGCTTCTCGCCGACTTCGATCTCCGTCTTGTCCTTCGCGTAGCGCGTGATCTTCTCGGGATAGGTGCCAAGCGGCACGCGGGAGAAGCCACAGCTCAGGAAGAGCTCGTCGGAGTAGGACACGGCGAAGAGATCGGTATAGCCACGCGTCCGCGCAAGGTCGATGGCCGCGGCGATGAGCTGACGCCCATAGCCGCTGCCGTGCAAGTCCTCATCGACGGCCAGCGAGATCAGCTCGGCGACGCTCGGCGAGTACTCGTCCAGCGCGACACAGCCGATGATGCCGCCCTGGCCGTCGCGCAGCACGCGGTAGTCCGCGAGGTGGTTGGCCGCGAAGTCCGGCGTGCGAACGAGCGTGAGGCCCGACGCGGAGTAGCGGTTGTTGAGCGAAAGGAGTTGCCCGATGTCGGTTTCGTGTGCCGGGCCGATGTGTGCGTTCATCGTTCGACCGCCTCGAGGCGCTTCAGCGCCACGCGGATGGGAATCAGGGTGGCCGCCACGCAGAGCGCGGCGGCAAGGCCGAAGCCGACGATCATCTCGGTCGGCTCGATGGGCTGTTGGAACGCCTGCGCGGCGAGGTAGCCGTACACGGGACGCGCCTCGAGCACGATGACGCCGCCGATCAGCGTCACGGAGGCCATCATGTACAGCAGGCCGCCGAAGCTCGTCGGGATCTGCGCGGCGTTCTCCGTCTCGAACTGCGGGAAGATGGTGCCGAAGCCGATGGCCATGCCGCTCAGCGCGAAGGTCATGAGCGCGATGGTGCCAACCGAGACGTAGAACATGAACTCGCTGACCTGCAGCAAGTAGTCGGTGACGCCGACGATGGCGATCGCCAGCGCGAGCAGCGGCAGCGTGCCGACCCAGAACTTGGCCCAGAGCAAGTCGCGCACGGCCATCGGGCTCGAGCGCAGCAGCCACAGCGTGCGGCCCTCGAGGGACACGCCGGGGAAGATGAAGCGTGCCGCGATGGAGGCGAGCACGAAGCCGGCGAGCACGAGGTTGAGGAACGGTACGACGTTCACGAGGAAGAACGTGATGCCTTCGCCGGAAAGCGGCAGGAACTTGATGTTGTAGACGTACACGACGACGAGCACGGCCAGCAGGATGAGCTGCGACCATTGCGTCGTGTCGCGGAAGAACAGGCGGATCTCCTTGAGCACCAGCTCGCGCCGCAGGATGCCGAAGGGCTTGAGCATCGTGTCGCCGAGCGTCGAGAGGAGGCCGCCCTTCTTCACCCAACGCTGCGCGCTCTCCTGCGCCTTGCTGAAGCCGGTGTGGTACAGCCAGCGGTGCAGCATCGCGCCGAGCACGAAGACGGCCAGCGCGGTGGTCCACAGCACGTACATCGAGAGCCAATCGGGCTCGCCCGTCAGGTAGCCCATCGTCGCCTTCTGCACCCACTCGCTGGGCAGCAGCGGCGACGTCGGCGTACGCAGCACCGCGATGAAGTCGAGCAGCGAGCGGAAGCCTTCGGGGCGGGCGAGGCGCTCGGGCCGGATCAGGCGGAACAGCAGGACGATGCCGCCCGCGGCGAGCACCGCGATGACGCTCAGGATGTCGCGGGTGCGACGGGCCGGGAACACGTTCACCAGCGTGAGCGTGACGGCCGAGCCGATGACGGCGGGAATCACGAACATCGGCAGCATGAGTGCCGTCGCGACCAGCGGAAACAGCCAGCCGCCGCGGTAGGCGATGCCGTAGGCCGTGAACATCGGGATGGCGACCAGCGCGACCATCCAGCTCGACGCGATGATCGTCTCCAGCAACTTGGCGCCGTAGAGCCGCAGCCAATCCACCGGCGCCGCGACGAGCATGTCGAGGTCCTTCGCGAGGAAGAAGCTCGACAGCGCCGTGATCACGTTCGAGAGCAGCAGGATGCTCGTGAAGCCGAGCAGCAGCAGGCCGAGCAGCTTGCCGGCCAGCAGGGCGCCGATCTCCTCGACGCCGCGGAAATACGTGAGCAGGCGGTAGAGCACGCCGAAGATGAAGGCCCAGAACATGAGGCCGACGAATCCGAGTACGGCGAACCGCGCGCCGCGGCCCTTCTCGCCGGCCACGGTACGGGCGCGGGCGGTGAGCCACTTCGGCAACAGCAGGTGCAGCAGCGGCGGATCGGGCAGCGGCGCCTCGGCGTCGTGCCGAGCCACCACTGGCGGCCGCATCACGTCGGGGGTCGCGCTCATCGCGGGGCTCCCTTACGCATCGAGGACGTCCATGAGGTCGCGCGCGGCGTTCTCGCCCGTGAGCCGCAGGAACAGCTCCTCGAGGCCCTTCTCGCCGCCTTCGAGCTGCTGCCGCAGGTCGCTCATCGTGCCGTAGGCCTTGATCTCGCCATGCACGATGATCGCCAGGCGGTCGCAGAGCGACTCGGCCACCTCGAGCGTGTGCGTCGAGAAGATGATGGTGTGGCCGCGGTGCGTGTACTCGCGGAAGAGGTCCTTGAGGATGCGCGCGGCCTTGGGGTCGAGGCCGACCATCGGCTCGTCGACGATGATCACCTCGGGCCGGTGCACGAAGGCGCTCGAGATGATGAGCTTCTGGCGCATGCCGTGCGAGTAGCTCTCGACGAGCTCGTCGCGCCACTCCTCGAGGTCGAAGAGGGCCAGCAGCTCGCGGGCGCGGTGTTCCACATCATCGCCCTTCTGGTCGTACAGGCCGGCGACGAAGCGCAGGAACTCGGCGCCCGTGAGCTTCTCGTAGATGAACGGGCGGTCGGGGATGAACCCCAACTTGCTCTTCGCACCCGCCGGATCGGCGATGAGATCCACGCCGGCGACGCGGATGCTGCCGCTGGTCGGCTTGAGGATGCCGGCCATCATGCGCAGGGTCGTCGTCTTGCCGGCGCCGTTGGGGCCCAGGAAGCCGAAGAGTTCGCCGCGCGGGACGACGAGGTCGATGCCCTTCACGGCGGTGAAGTCGCCGTAGCGCTTCACCAGCTTGCTGATCTCGATCATCGGGTGCCCAGGACCTCGAGCTGGAGAGTGCCGACGAGCCGCAGGAGCTCGCCTTGGCGCGTGAGTCCGCCGCTGACGAAGCGCAGGTGCGCCGCGTCGGCGGGGAACTGGCCGAACGTCGGGTCGACGGCGACCCAGTCGCGCAGCCACACCTCGGGCCACGCGTGGTAGTAGAACTTCCCGTTCACGTAGGCGAGGCCCGTGGCGATGCGCGCCGGGATGCCGGCCGCGCGGGCCAGCGCCACGTAGAGCTGCGTGTGTTCGTTGCAGTCGCCGCGGCGCTCGGTGAGCACCTGCAGCGCGTTGGGGATCGTGACCGTGATCTCCTTGGCGATCGAGTCGTGCACCCAGCGGTTGATCAGCTCGGCGACGACGCGCGGATCGCGCTGGGTGCCGGCGATGCGCACGGCCAGCGACGTGATCTGCCGGTTGTTGACCTGCAGCAGCGGTTCTTCGGCGAGTTCATTTCGGAAGCGCTCGCGGAAGTTGCGCGGACGCTCGTTGAGTCGATAGCTGGCGAGCAGCGTCGACGGTTCCTCGACGCGAATCGTGAGCGTGTCCCCGCGCAATGCCTGCCGGCCGCCGGCGAGGTCGAAGGTCTCCAGCGGCGTGCCGCGCAGGCGCACGCTCAGCGTGCGGAGGCTCGCCGCGTCCGGAACCACGCCAGCGGCGATCGCCGTGCTCTCGAGCAAGTCGCCGCGGCTGCCCGCCGCCGTGACGGCCGTGCCGTCGCGCACGCGGCGCCAGTTCTCGAAGGCAATCTCGTAGGCCATGCGCCGCAGCGTGATGCCGCCGGGCTGCGAGGTCTGGACCACGTTGCCCTGCGCGTCCACCCAACCGCTGAAGCCGGCGCCATCGGCGGGCTCGAGCTTCCACGCGCGCACCGTGTCCTCGCGCGCGCTCACGAACCGATCCTGCTCGGTGCTGTAGCGCGCGCTGTCCGTGACCACGAACAGCGACTCAGCCGCGAACCGAAACTGCACATCGGCGGCGGCCATGATGCGGGGGTCGAAGCTCGGCAGCGTCACGACCTTGCCGACCTCGGGGTCGCCGATGAGCATCGCGGCGGTCGGCAGCAGCGTCGGGACGAGGATCGGGCCGTCCACGGCGACGCGCTGCGTATCCGTCGGCTGGCCGGGCAGGCGAAGCACGAACTTCACGGCACTGTCGCCTTCGACCGTGCCCGCCGCGCTCATCGGCGTGCCCGGAACATCCATCTCGACGTCAAAGCGCCGCAGCGCCAGCGAGCGGGAGAGCGTGATGACACTGCGCGCGCTCGCGCGGATCTGCTGACCGGCCACGGGCAGGTCGGCAATGAAATAGTCCACCACCTGGAACGTGGTGCCCGTGGTGTCGATTGTCGTCGAGGCAAAGCCGATCTGGCGGCCGTCCTGCTCGACGGTGAAATACGTGGCGCTGGGGCCGAGGCGCATCGCGGCTTCGGCGATAATGGCCGAGCGCTCGCGGAAGAACTCGCGTGCGACAAGGGCGGCGAGGCCGCCGGCCCACGCGACGAGGATGAGGGCCGCGGCGATGCTCCGGCCGCGGCGCTTCCCGGCGGCGATGCTGCTGCGGGTCGTCACTGGCGCTGGGCCTCGCGGGCTCGGCGGTACCACTCGGCGGCTTCCGGCGACCGCCCCAGGCGGTCGAGCACGATGCCGATGCCCTTGAGCGCGCGCCAGTTCTCCGGATCGAGGGTCGCGGCGCGCTCGTAGGCGGCGCGCGCATCGTCGAGGCGATCCGCGTGGTTCAGCGCCTCGCCGATGTAGTAGTGCGCCTGCGCATGGTCGGGGGCGCCGGCGACGCCGCGCTGCAGCGGGTCGATGGCGTCTTTCCACCGGGCGCGGCGGCAGGCCAGGATGCCCGTCTGCACGAGGACCTCGGGGTGGTCGGGCTTCAGCTTGTGCGCCGCCTTGATGGCCTTGGCGGCGTCGTCGTATTTGAGCATGGCGCCCAGCGCCGAGGCGCGGGCGCAGGTCATGGCGAAAGCGTCGGCGCCGGCGGCCTCCGCCTTCTCGATGGTCTTGAGGGCGTTGGCGGCGTCGTTCGAGCGTTCCTGCGCGGCGATGTAGGCCAGCGCGCGGGCGGTATCCGACGGCGTCTGTTCGAAGGCGAGGCGCAGGGCCTCGATGGTCGGCCGCGCCGACCGGTTGGGTTCGGCGAGCGGGCGGACGGCGCTCGAGGCGGGCTGCTGCGCCGCGGCCCGAGCGGCCATCGCCTTCGGATCCACGACTACGCGGATCGGCTGGATGGGGGTCGCCTTGGACGTCGGGGCACTCACCCCGTCGATGCGGCGGGCGACGAAGCGGGTCTCCTCGAGCTCGCTGTCGTCGTAGGACCACTCCCCGCAGACCGGCGGCTCCCGGAGGGGGACGCTAACCAGCTCTTCCGTTGGCAGGTCGGGGTCGGCCGAGGGGGGCTCGGCGCCGAAGACGCCGAGCGGGAGCTGGTACGGGTCGGGGGCGGAGGAGGGTTCGCGGTCCACGGGCGGCGCTGGGGACAGGCTAAGACGGCAGTTGGGGTTGGTGAGTTGGGAGTGGGGAGACTCGGTTCCTCAGGCATTCTCCCAGGCTCACGAACCGAACAGGGAATCTACTGGTTGGTCACGGGTCAGCGCAGGAGGGAGGGACCCCGTTCCATAAATCGCGCTGATACGCGAACTTACCTGACTATGCCCGGCGATGCCCTGATCGTTCGCGGAGCCCGCGAACACAACCTCAAGAACGTCTCCGTCACGATTCCCCGTGACAAACTGACGGTCATCACCGGGCTGTCGGGGTCGGGCAAGTCGTCGCTGGCCTTCGACACGATCTTCGCCGAAGGCCAGCGCCGCTACGTCGAGTCGCTTTCGGCCTACGCACGGCAGTTCCTCGGGCTGATGGAGAAGCCCGACGTGGACGTCATCGAGGGGCTCTCCCCGGCCATCTCGATCGAACAGAAGACCGCCGGTGCGAATCCGCGGTCGACGGTCGGCACGGTCACGGAGATCTACGACTACCTGCGCCTGCTCTACGCGCGCGCCGGCACGCCGCATTGCCCGAACTGCGGACGCCCCGTGGCGCGGCAGTCGGCGGGACAGATCGCCGACATCGTGCTCGCTTGGCCGGCGGGCACCAAGCTCGAGGTGCTCGCGCCGCTGGTGCGCGGGCGCAAGGGAGAGTTCCGCGACCTCTTCGAGGACGCGCGCAAGCAGGGCTTCGTGCGCGCCATAGTGGACGGCGAGCTAATCGAGCTCGCCGAGCCGCCCAAGCTCAACCGCAAGGTGAATCACGACATTTCCGTCGTGGTGGATCGCCTCGCGGTGCGCGCCGAGGATCGCAATCGCCTCAGCGATTCGATCGAGACGGCGCTGCGCCTGGCCGAGGGCTTGGTCGAGGTCGTGAAGCACGACGGCGGCAAGCGGGCGCCGCAGCTGTTCTCGGAGAAGTACGGCTGCCCGGACTGCGGCATCTCGCTGCCGGAGCTCGAACCGCGGCACTTCTC is a window from the Pseudogemmatithrix spongiicola genome containing:
- a CDS encoding YIP1 family protein codes for the protein MFASADSPSPPASASLAEDFIDIWFTPSTVFARRVNGGAWGPFLITAILLCVLFYAAMGSMQGIFDAELAKALAEARATTPEMTDAQAAQMQGIMEGSIRYGGLVAMPIVLVGLGVIVWLAAKVLGGTLSFGGGIMIASFAYLPKALDLLVFIGQGFVLDGDATARFQYSVGVGRFLDPTMNQGVYNLLGRVDLFTIWVTVLITLGLIHTAKVERSKAIAGGVALWIIGGLPALLQAFG
- the argJ gene encoding bifunctional glutamate N-acetyltransferase/amino-acid acetyltransferase ArgJ, translating into MPAFHDRPRFPRGFRCASRNVGLKPEAKDLTLFVSEVEANAAAVFTRNHFPGAPIILGRETIKGGRLRAIVANSKVSNVATGAAGVENARRMAAAAAKELDTDAGRVLVSSTGVIGVPLPIEKIERGVVGMAGELQDDPLVGAEGIMTTDSFPKAFSCSVGDATITWVAKGSGMIEPNMATMLAYIFTDAALDAPTLDRLLRSAVQRSFNMLSVDTDTSTSDTCAILANGLAGPVDETTFREALVAGCIKMTETLGRDGEGAEHLLRVTVRGALNDHEARRVAKSVLNSPLVKTMVHGADPNVGRLLMAVGKCFECTIKPASTDAWINGFQVVKGGERLSFDDDTVRQALKREVVDLEIALGVGDARAVAYGCDLTKGYIEENAAYYSS
- a CDS encoding ABC transporter ATP-binding protein, which codes for MIEISKLVKRYGDFTAVKGIDLVVPRGELFGFLGPNGAGKTTTLRMMAGILKPTSGSIRVAGVDLIADPAGAKSKLGFIPDRPFIYEKLTGAEFLRFVAGLYDQKGDDVEHRARELLALFDLEEWRDELVESYSHGMRQKLIISSAFVHRPEVIIVDEPMVGLDPKAARILKDLFREYTHRGHTIIFSTHTLEVAESLCDRLAIIVHGEIKAYGTMSDLRQQLEGGEKGLEELFLRLTGENAARDLMDVLDA
- a CDS encoding tetratricopeptide repeat protein, translating into MDREPSSAPDPYQLPLGVFGAEPPSADPDLPTEELVSVPLREPPVCGEWSYDDSELEETRFVARRIDGVSAPTSKATPIQPIRVVVDPKAMAARAAAQQPASSAVRPLAEPNRSARPTIEALRLAFEQTPSDTARALAYIAAQERSNDAANALKTIEKAEAAGADAFAMTCARASALGAMLKYDDAAKAIKAAHKLKPDHPEVLVQTGILACRRARWKDAIDPLQRGVAGAPDHAQAHYYIGEALNHADRLDDARAAYERAATLDPENWRALKGIGIVLDRLGRSPEAAEWYRRAREAQRQ
- a CDS encoding putative ABC transporter permease subunit gives rise to the protein MSATPDVMRPPVVARHDAEAPLPDPPLLHLLLPKWLTARARTVAGEKGRGARFAVLGFVGLMFWAFIFGVLYRLLTYFRGVEEIGALLAGKLLGLLLLGFTSILLLSNVITALSSFFLAKDLDMLVAAPVDWLRLYGAKLLETIIASSWMVALVAIPMFTAYGIAYRGGWLFPLVATALMLPMFVIPAVIGSAVTLTLVNVFPARRTRDILSVIAVLAAGGIVLLFRLIRPERLARPEGFRSLLDFIAVLRTPTSPLLPSEWVQKATMGYLTGEPDWLSMYVLWTTALAVFVLGAMLHRWLYHTGFSKAQESAQRWVKKGGLLSTLGDTMLKPFGILRRELVLKEIRLFFRDTTQWSQLILLAVLVVVYVYNIKFLPLSGEGITFFLVNVVPFLNLVLAGFVLASIAARFIFPGVSLEGRTLWLLRSSPMAVRDLLWAKFWVGTLPLLALAIAIVGVTDYLLQVSEFMFYVSVGTIALMTFALSGMAIGFGTIFPQFETENAAQIPTSFGGLLYMMASVTLIGGVIVLEARPVYGYLAAQAFQQPIEPTEMIVGFGLAAALCVAATLIPIRVALKRLEAVER
- a CDS encoding GNAT family N-acetyltransferase encodes the protein MNAHIGPAHETDIGQLLSLNNRYSASGLTLVRTPDFAANHLADYRVLRDGQGGIIGCVALDEYSPSVAELISLAVDEDLHGSGYGRQLIAAAIDLARTRGYTDLFAVSYSDELFLSCGFSRVPLGTYPEKITRYAKDKTEIEVGEKHCFAIRLAR
- a CDS encoding transglutaminase-like domain-containing protein; translated protein: MTTRSSIAAGKRRGRSIAAALILVAWAGGLAALVAREFFRERSAIIAEAAMRLGPSATYFTVEQDGRQIGFASTTIDTTGTTFQVVDYFIADLPVAGQQIRASARSVITLSRSLALRRFDVEMDVPGTPMSAAGTVEGDSAVKFVLRLPGQPTDTQRVAVDGPILVPTLLPTAAMLIGDPEVGKVVTLPSFDPRIMAAADVQFRFAAESLFVVTDSARYSTEQDRFVSAREDTVRAWKLEPADGAGFSGWVDAQGNVVQTSQPGGITLRRMAYEIAFENWRRVRDGTAVTAAGSRGDLLESTAIAAGVVPDAASLRTLSVRLRGTPLETFDLAGGRQALRGDTLTIRVEEPSTLLASYRLNERPRNFRERFRNELAEEPLLQVNNRQITSLAVRIAGTQRDPRVVAELINRWVHDSIAKEITVTIPNALQVLTERRGDCNEHTQLYVALARAAGIPARIATGLAYVNGKFYYHAWPEVWLRDWVAVDPTFGQFPADAAHLRFVSGGLTRQGELLRLVGTLQLEVLGTR